One Algibacter sp. L3A6 genomic region harbors:
- a CDS encoding heavy-metal-associated domain-containing protein: MKMIKNILMLAVVTVFAFSCKNEAKAEVKTVEHASDAVAQLDPNTTYAKAEFTIEGMTCAMGCAATIEKKIAKMEGVKSSKVDFDKKLAMVEYDEAKVSPESLTKTVASVADMYSVKDMKTVDAFSTGKETAKACEPGCEKSCCTAGVKEGDKMSCAADCKEACCAKKA; encoded by the coding sequence ATGAAAATGATAAAAAATATTTTAATGCTTGCAGTGGTTACAGTTTTTGCATTTAGTTGTAAGAATGAAGCTAAAGCTGAAGTAAAAACGGTTGAGCATGCTAGTGATGCTGTAGCTCAGTTAGATCCGAATACAACTTATGCTAAAGCAGAATTTACTATTGAAGGGATGACATGTGCTATGGGATGCGCAGCAACTATAGAGAAAAAAATAGCTAAGATGGAAGGTGTAAAATCTTCTAAAGTTGATTTTGATAAAAAATTAGCAATGGTAGAATATGATGAAGCTAAAGTTTCTCCAGAATCTCTTACTAAAACAGTAGCAAGTGTTGCTGATATGTATAGCGTAAAAGATATGAAGACTGTAGATGCTTTTTCAACAGGAAAAGAAACAGCAAAAGCATGTGAACCAGGATGTGAAAAATCTTGTTGTACTGCTGGTGTAAAAGAAGGAGATAAAATGAGTTGCGCTGCCGATTGTAAAGAGGCTTGTTGTGCTAAAAAAGCTTAA
- a CDS encoding DUF4199 domain-containing protein, whose protein sequence is MKKISLSLRFGLVTSAVLIAYFLLLGLFDLHKNPLYSLFNSVITGFGIYEVIRLRKLQNINTFSYGEGFKTGVFTGFIATLIFTSFFLIYSTEINQDYLPALTNSMNGNFNINAGLITFIVAVMGLATTVVSAFVIMQRFKISRNMPEKE, encoded by the coding sequence ATGAAAAAAATATCGCTCTCACTTAGGTTCGGACTCGTTACAAGTGCTGTATTAATTGCATATTTCTTGCTTCTCGGGCTATTCGATTTACATAAAAACCCACTGTATAGTTTATTTAATTCTGTAATTACTGGTTTTGGTATATATGAAGTTATACGCCTACGTAAATTACAAAACATTAACACCTTTAGTTATGGCGAAGGTTTTAAAACTGGAGTTTTCACTGGTTTTATAGCAACTTTAATTTTCACATCTTTTTTTTTAATTTACTCTACTGAAATAAATCAAGACTATTTACCCGCACTTACCAATTCCATGAACGGAAACTTCAATATTAACGCGGGTTTAATTACATTTATAGTTGCCGTAATGGGTTTAGCCACAACAGTAGTTTCTGCCTTTGTAATTATGCAACGCTTTAAAATAAGCCGAAATATGCCTGAAAAAGAATAA
- the rplU gene encoding 50S ribosomal protein L21, with protein sequence MYAIVEIAGHQFKVEKDQRVFVNRLATEEGKEVSFDNVLLIADGDNITVGAPAIDGAQVSAKILRHLKGNKVIVFKKKRRKGYRVKNGHRQSLTEIVIESIATSGAKKAAPVKKAEPKTEAKPAAKKATGKADDLKKVEGIGPKIAETLVAAGIATFAELAKTEASKISEIIADVRGNHVTDTWPAQAQLAADGKWDELKKWQDELDGGKA encoded by the coding sequence ATGTACGCAATTGTAGAGATAGCAGGGCATCAATTTAAAGTTGAAAAAGACCAAAGAGTTTTTGTTAACCGTTTAGCAACAGAAGAAGGTAAGGAAGTTTCTTTCGACAACGTTCTTTTAATTGCAGATGGTGACAACATAACTGTAGGCGCCCCAGCTATAGATGGAGCACAAGTAAGTGCTAAAATCTTAAGACACCTTAAAGGCAATAAAGTTATTGTTTTCAAAAAGAAAAGACGTAAAGGTTACCGTGTAAAAAATGGTCACCGTCAATCTTTAACGGAAATCGTAATTGAAAGTATTGCTACTTCTGGAGCTAAAAAAGCTGCACCAGTAAAAAAGGCAGAACCAAAAACCGAAGCTAAGCCAGCTGCTAAAAAAGCAACAGGAAAAGCAGACGACTTGAAAAAAGTTGAAGGTATTGGACCAAAAATCGCTGAAACTTTAGTTGCTGCAGGAATTGCAACATTTGCTGAATTAGCAAAAACTGAAGCTTCAAAAATTTCTGAAATCATCGCTGATGTTCGTGGAAACCACGTAACTGACACATGGCCAGCACAAGCTCAATTAGCTGCTGATGGTAAATGGGATGAGTTGAAAAAATGGCAAGACGAATTAGATGGTGGTAAAGCTTAA
- the rpmA gene encoding 50S ribosomal protein L27, with the protein MAHKKGVGSSKNGRESESKRLGVKIFGGQAAIAGNIILRQRGNTHHPGENVYQGKDHTLHAYVDGLVKFTKKKDNKSYVSIEPFEA; encoded by the coding sequence ATGGCTCATAAAAAAGGAGTTGGTAGTTCGAAGAATGGTAGAGAATCAGAATCAAAACGTTTAGGCGTTAAGATATTTGGTGGACAAGCTGCTATTGCTGGAAATATCATTTTAAGACAACGTGGTAACACGCATCACCCAGGTGAAAACGTATACCAAGGAAAAGATCATACATTACATGCATATGTTGATGGTCTTGTAAAATTTACTAAGAAAAAAGATAATAAATCTTACGTTTCTATCGAGCCTTTCGAAGCTTAG
- a CDS encoding TonB-dependent receptor, whose amino-acid sequence MRKNNAILIIALLLSLIGISQEGNIQGVITDSDGLKVPFSNIIIESLKKGTISDVDGNFTLVGVPAGNQIVTVKYIGYDDSSAEVNVKPDATSTLNFTITPKALELDGVTITSYVSGQAKALNAQKNKQNITNVVSTDQIGKFPDANIGDAIKRIPGITMQVDQGEARNIIVRGLAPQLNSVTLNGSRIPSAEGDNRNVQMDLIPADMIQLIEVSKAVTPDMDADALGGSVNLVTRTSPEGFRVSATAGSGVNYISNKKILNGSFLIGNRSDNGKFGWMLSASVNDNDFGSHNFEAEWEDEFEYNANDDEDNLEEVVVNPYAKTFEIRDYIVQRTRRSFSANLDYKLDQNNSIYFKSIYNWRDDRENRFRLEHEILDGEDIEPGDFTVDSNGNLSMFPVEAKRQTKGGIDNDRNQNTRLEDQRMQNYNIGGAHLVNKLQIDWMAAYSKASEERLNERYLEYESEYTINYNNDSRHPLFTPVNNNDALYNSFEFGELTEENQYTEEKDFNVVANFKLPLNLFGDNNGSLKFGVKTRLKNKNRDNNFIEYSPEDSSFDLLGGIPTRNYSNPDFLAGSQYAIGSFATTEFLGQLNLNDATLFEAEDLPEEYLTANFDVDENVFSGYAMTSQQVTEKLNVLFGIRLEHTSINSTGNEIIFDEDGDFAGSNSVTDKNSYTNVLPGLHLKYDLTEQTVLRFAWTNTLARPNYIDLVPFREINNEDEEIKLGNSELDPTTSMNFDVMAEHYFKSVGIISGGVFYKDIQDFIYVFQYEDENEYEVYQPFNGDQASILGFEFAFQRQLDFLPSFARNLSVYLNYTHLSSSADGIRNEDGEERTDLDLPNTAPNMFNASLAYADKKFNARLSGNYSGAYVDEIGGRAFEDRYYDKQFFLDFNAGYKFNKNLSIYASLNNITNQALRYYQGEKSRTMQSESYGQRLTFGLKYDLFKRN is encoded by the coding sequence ATGAGAAAAAACAATGCAATTTTAATAATAGCGCTACTACTTTCGTTGATAGGAATATCTCAAGAAGGTAATATTCAAGGTGTTATTACAGATAGCGATGGATTAAAAGTACCTTTCAGTAATATTATAATTGAATCTTTAAAAAAGGGAACAATTTCCGATGTTGACGGAAACTTTACACTTGTTGGAGTTCCTGCTGGTAACCAAATCGTAACAGTAAAATATATTGGCTATGATGATAGTAGCGCGGAAGTTAATGTAAAACCAGACGCAACTTCAACTTTAAACTTCACTATTACTCCAAAAGCATTAGAACTAGATGGTGTAACTATTACAAGTTATGTAAGCGGACAAGCAAAAGCACTTAATGCGCAGAAAAACAAACAAAACATTACCAATGTAGTTTCTACAGATCAAATTGGTAAATTTCCAGATGCTAATATTGGCGATGCCATAAAACGTATACCAGGCATCACCATGCAAGTAGACCAAGGAGAAGCTAGAAACATTATTGTTCGTGGTTTAGCTCCACAACTAAACTCTGTAACTTTAAATGGTAGCCGCATACCTTCCGCCGAAGGCGATAACCGTAATGTACAAATGGATTTAATTCCTGCAGACATGATTCAGCTTATAGAAGTTAGCAAAGCAGTAACACCAGATATGGATGCCGATGCTTTAGGTGGCTCGGTAAACCTGGTAACAAGAACGTCTCCAGAAGGTTTCCGTGTATCAGCTACAGCAGGATCGGGTGTTAACTACATCTCGAATAAAAAAATACTTAATGGTTCTTTTTTAATAGGAAATAGAAGCGATAACGGAAAATTTGGATGGATGCTTTCCGCATCGGTAAACGATAACGATTTTGGAAGTCATAATTTTGAAGCCGAATGGGAAGATGAATTTGAATATAACGCAAATGATGACGAAGATAATTTAGAGGAGGTGGTAGTTAATCCTTATGCAAAAACCTTTGAAATTAGAGATTATATTGTACAACGTACACGACGTAGTTTTTCGGCTAACTTAGATTATAAACTAGATCAAAATAACAGCATCTATTTTAAATCTATTTACAACTGGAGAGACGATCGCGAAAATAGGTTTAGATTAGAACATGAAATTCTAGACGGTGAAGATATTGAGCCAGGTGATTTCACAGTAGATTCAAATGGTAACTTAAGCATGTTTCCGGTAGAAGCAAAACGCCAAACTAAAGGTGGTATTGACAACGACAGAAACCAAAACACCAGACTAGAAGACCAACGTATGCAAAACTATAACATTGGTGGTGCACACTTAGTTAATAAATTACAAATAGACTGGATGGCAGCTTATTCTAAAGCTTCTGAAGAGCGTTTAAACGAGCGCTACCTAGAATACGAAAGTGAGTACACCATTAACTATAACAACGACTCTAGACACCCTCTATTTACTCCAGTTAACAATAACGATGCACTTTACAATAGCTTTGAATTTGGTGAATTAACCGAAGAAAACCAATACACCGAAGAAAAAGATTTTAACGTTGTGGCGAATTTCAAGTTACCTTTAAATTTATTTGGCGATAATAACGGATCATTAAAATTTGGTGTAAAAACAAGATTGAAAAATAAAAACAGAGATAACAATTTTATTGAATATAGCCCAGAAGACTCAAGCTTCGATCTATTAGGCGGTATTCCAACTAGGAATTACAGCAATCCAGATTTTTTAGCAGGTAGTCAATATGCTATCGGGTCTTTTGCAACGACCGAGTTTCTAGGACAATTAAATCTTAACGATGCGACTTTATTTGAAGCTGAAGATTTACCAGAAGAATACCTAACAGCAAACTTTGACGTCGATGAAAATGTGTTTTCTGGCTACGCTATGACGAGCCAACAAGTAACCGAAAAACTAAACGTTCTATTTGGTATTAGATTAGAACACACAAGTATTAACAGTACAGGAAACGAAATTATTTTTGATGAAGATGGTGATTTTGCAGGAAGCAATAGTGTTACAGATAAAAACTCGTACACCAATGTTTTACCTGGTTTACACTTAAAATACGACTTAACAGAACAAACTGTGTTACGTTTTGCTTGGACCAATACTTTGGCAAGACCAAACTACATTGACCTTGTTCCGTTTAGAGAAATAAACAATGAAGATGAAGAAATTAAGTTAGGAAACTCAGAACTAGATCCAACAACATCTATGAATTTCGATGTTATGGCAGAACATTATTTTAAATCTGTTGGTATTATTTCTGGAGGTGTTTTCTACAAAGATATTCAAGATTTTATTTATGTTTTTCAATATGAAGATGAAAATGAATACGAAGTTTACCAACCTTTTAATGGGGACCAAGCTTCTATTTTAGGATTTGAATTTGCGTTCCAACGTCAGTTGGATTTCTTACCAAGTTTTGCAAGAAACTTAAGTGTTTACTTAAATTACACTCATTTATCATCTAGCGCAGATGGCATTAGAAATGAAGATGGCGAAGAACGTACAGATTTAGATTTACCAAATACAGCGCCAAATATGTTTAACGCATCGTTAGCTTATGCAGACAAAAAATTTAACGCTAGGCTTTCTGGTAATTATTCAGGAGCTTATGTAGATGAAATTGGCGGTCGTGCTTTTGAAGACCGTTATTACGACAAACAATTTTTCTTAGATTTTAACGCTGGTTATAAATTCAACAAAAATCTAAGTATTTACGCAAGTTTAAATAACATAACAAACCAGGCTTTACGTTATTATCAAGGTGAAAAGTCGAGAACTATGCAGTCTGAGTCTTATGGACAGCGCTTAACTTTTGGCTTGAAATACGATCTATTTAAAAGAAACTAA
- a CDS encoding phytase → MNYNKIILLGSLTLLIACGTQFPEIAPDVITENTLHDTDDPAIWVNPNDASKSIIFGTDKETNGAIYAFDLDGKIIENKTIRNIKRPNNIDLEYGFKLNDSTQTDIIAFTERENKTIRLYSVPDMKPLDNGGFPVFENETTPEFDAPMGIALYKSPKTNDIYAIVGRKNGPKEGYLHQYLLTSDSLGVHSKLVRTFGTFSGKKEIEAIAVDNETGMVYYSDEMHGIRKYHAEPSQGDKEIYAFGGEYFERDIEGIAIAKYADKSFLIVSNQQAHTFCIFDLKTNAFIKELNLGTLETDGCDVTTVALGDKFPNGVFVSMNDEKNFYFHDLAKLKLLE, encoded by the coding sequence ATGAATTACAATAAAATAATATTACTAGGAAGCTTAACATTATTAATTGCATGCGGCACTCAATTTCCAGAAATTGCACCAGATGTTATTACAGAAAACACACTTCACGACACTGATGACCCTGCCATTTGGGTAAACCCGAACGATGCTTCAAAAAGTATCATTTTCGGAACAGATAAAGAAACAAATGGCGCTATTTACGCCTTTGATTTAGATGGAAAAATTATAGAAAATAAAACCATTAGAAACATAAAACGACCAAACAATATCGATTTAGAATATGGTTTTAAACTTAACGATTCTACCCAAACCGATATTATCGCCTTTACGGAAAGAGAAAATAAAACCATCCGTTTGTATTCGGTGCCAGACATGAAACCTTTAGACAACGGCGGTTTCCCTGTTTTTGAAAATGAAACCACACCAGAGTTCGATGCTCCAATGGGTATTGCGCTTTATAAATCGCCGAAAACGAATGATATATACGCTATTGTTGGACGTAAAAACGGGCCAAAAGAAGGCTATTTACATCAATACTTATTAACTTCGGATAGTTTAGGTGTGCACTCAAAACTAGTTAGAACCTTTGGAACTTTTAGTGGTAAAAAAGAAATAGAAGCTATTGCTGTAGATAACGAAACTGGTATGGTTTATTATTCTGATGAGATGCACGGTATTCGTAAGTATCACGCTGAGCCATCGCAAGGAGATAAAGAAATTTATGCTTTTGGAGGTGAATATTTTGAGCGCGATATTGAAGGTATTGCTATTGCAAAATATGCCGACAAATCGTTTTTAATAGTATCTAACCAACAAGCACATACGTTTTGCATTTTCGATTTAAAAACAAATGCTTTTATTAAGGAATTAAATTTAGGAACTTTGGAAACCGACGGTTGCGACGTTACAACAGTGGCTTTAGGTGACAAGTTTCCGAATGGCGTTTTTGTTTCTATGAATGATGAAAAGAATTTCTATTTCCACGATTTAGCAAAGTTGAAATTATTAGAATAA
- a CDS encoding DUF1569 domain-containing protein — protein MSIILTEMLFKLEKCVSSKDKKNSQISKSTVGWQLDHALKVINSVSEQAIDSNPETYKSNFSFMRVVLFKLGFFPRGKARAPKSVRPPETIVETEIHNQLQVASAYIKKLEALPENAYFNHHMFGMINKKQTIRFLEIHTNHHLKIIRDILKS, from the coding sequence ATGAGTATTATTTTAACAGAAATGTTATTTAAGCTGGAGAAGTGTGTTTCTTCTAAAGATAAAAAGAATAGCCAAATTTCTAAATCTACCGTAGGTTGGCAGTTAGATCATGCCCTAAAAGTGATTAATTCGGTAAGTGAGCAAGCTATAGATTCTAATCCCGAAACCTATAAATCGAACTTTAGTTTTATGCGTGTAGTGTTATTTAAATTAGGTTTTTTTCCAAGAGGTAAAGCTAGAGCACCAAAATCAGTAAGACCTCCAGAAACGATTGTAGAAACAGAAATACATAATCAGTTACAAGTTGCTAGTGCATATATTAAAAAACTTGAAGCACTTCCGGAAAACGCTTATTTCAATCATCATATGTTTGGAATGATCAATAAAAAGCAGACCATTCGTTTTTTAGAAATCCATACCAATCATCATCTTAAAATTATACGCGATATTTTAAAATCATAA
- a CDS encoding NAD-dependent epimerase/dehydratase family protein, with product MILVTGGTGLVGAHLLYKLTSQKEKVRAIYRSEHKLQLVKNVFASLDVNAETLFATIEWVQADILDVPALLEAFGGIRHVYHSAAFVSFEPNKYHLLRRTNIDGTANIVNLCLSEGVEKLCYVSSIATLGSELNNKPVSEETIWNPEADNNAYAITKYGAEMEVWRGTQEGLDAVIVNPGVILGSGFWDNGTGNLFKKAKKGFPFYTSGTIALVTVDDVVRAMTTLMNSDITNERFVLVAEHWTYKRFLETLATAVNGKTPKKLAPNWLLNIGWQLDWFKTKLTGMRRQLTRNLVRTLSTDTQYNSDKIKTALNFEFKAVDDVIRETGRLYLK from the coding sequence ATGATTTTAGTTACGGGTGGTACGGGTTTGGTTGGTGCACATTTACTGTATAAATTAACTAGCCAAAAGGAAAAAGTTAGAGCAATTTACAGAAGTGAGCACAAGTTGCAACTGGTTAAAAATGTGTTTGCATCGCTTGATGTTAATGCTGAAACGCTTTTTGCTACCATTGAATGGGTTCAGGCCGACATTTTGGATGTTCCAGCACTTCTAGAGGCTTTTGGAGGTATTCGACATGTGTACCATAGCGCTGCTTTTGTATCTTTTGAGCCCAATAAATACCATCTTTTAAGACGAACAAATATTGACGGCACTGCAAATATTGTTAATTTATGCTTATCTGAAGGTGTTGAGAAACTTTGCTACGTAAGCTCGATTGCGACTTTAGGCAGCGAGTTAAATAACAAACCTGTTAGTGAGGAAACTATTTGGAATCCAGAAGCCGATAATAACGCTTATGCTATTACTAAATATGGTGCAGAAATGGAAGTTTGGCGCGGTACTCAAGAAGGTTTGGATGCTGTAATTGTAAATCCTGGTGTTATTTTAGGTTCTGGTTTTTGGGATAATGGCACCGGTAATTTATTTAAAAAAGCTAAAAAAGGGTTTCCGTTTTACACCTCGGGAACTATTGCTCTAGTTACTGTTGATGATGTGGTACGTGCTATGACAACTTTAATGAATAGTGACATTACTAATGAACGTTTTGTTTTGGTGGCCGAACATTGGACTTACAAACGTTTTTTGGAAACTTTAGCGACAGCTGTTAATGGGAAAACTCCTAAAAAACTAGCACCAAATTGGTTGCTAAATATAGGTTGGCAATTAGATTGGTTTAAAACAAAACTTACGGGTATGCGTAGGCAATTAACAAGGAATTTGGTGCGCACACTCTCTACCGATACGCAGTACAATAGCGATAAAATAAAAACAGCTTTAAATTTTGAATTTAAAGCTGTTGATGATGTTATTCGCGAGACTGGACGTCTATATCTGAAATAG
- a CDS encoding DUF4296 domain-containing protein produces MILNRFLTYLSIMLLVTACFQFKEPKKPKNLISKEKMVDILIDAKIVGSANMANKRVMESHGVDLETYVFEKHNIDSLQFAESNEYYTFNIKEYDEIYQKVKDSLEALKIFYQDLEEKEETEVARKRKQDSLQMLTTLKDSISNLKLHDSIKTRLQKEILLDTTLLKEKFNKIIEENKTVTDDVLEKIESVDREKFSKIQSKLVKPISDIDVQSRE; encoded by the coding sequence ATGATTTTAAACCGATTTTTAACATATTTAAGCATCATGCTATTGGTAACAGCTTGTTTCCAATTTAAAGAGCCTAAAAAACCTAAGAATTTAATTTCTAAGGAAAAAATGGTCGATATTTTAATTGATGCAAAAATAGTAGGTTCGGCCAATATGGCCAATAAACGCGTTATGGAAAGCCATGGTGTCGATTTGGAAACCTATGTGTTTGAAAAACATAATATAGATAGTTTACAGTTTGCCGAAAGCAACGAATATTACACGTTTAATATTAAGGAATACGATGAAATTTACCAAAAGGTAAAAGATAGTCTAGAAGCCTTAAAAATATTTTACCAAGACTTAGAGGAAAAAGAAGAGACCGAAGTTGCTAGAAAAAGAAAGCAAGATTCTTTACAAATGCTAACCACATTAAAAGATTCTATTTCTAATTTAAAACTTCACGATTCTATTAAAACACGTCTTCAAAAAGAAATTTTATTAGACACCACTTTGTTAAAAGAGAAATTTAATAAAATTATAGAAGAAAATAAAACCGTTACCGACGATGTGTTGGAGAAAATTGAAAGTGTAGACCGCGAAAAATTTTCAAAAATACAATCTAAATTAGTTAAACCTATTTCAGATATAGACGTCCAGTCTCGCGAATAA
- a CDS encoding dihydroorotase — protein sequence MKLRTTLIKNAHIVTDGKTVKGDILIEGNYIKEINDSISAKSADVHVLDAEGKYVLPGAIDDQVHFREPGLTQKANIETESRAAIAGGITSFIEMPNTNPQTTTVEKLEEKFDIAAKTSYANYSFMFGGTNDNLEEILKVDPKSVAGLKLFLGSSTGNMLVDDPAVLEKIFKSTDMVISVHCEDEATIKKNLQEHIDKFGDDIPLKYHPIIRSEEACYISSSRAIELAKKTGARLHVFHLSTGKETNLFSNKIPLKDKKITAEVCIHHLWFSDEDYDKKGTLIKWNPAVKTKEDRDQLWEALLDDRIDVIATDHAPHTIEEKNNVYTKAPSGGPLVQHAIPAMLEMYHKGKISIEKVVEKMCHNPAILFQVEKRGYVKEGYFADLVLVDLNNPWTVKKDNILYKCGWSPFEGATFKSRITHTFLNGALVYQNGKFNDVKAAKRLTFDR from the coding sequence ATGAAATTAAGAACGACACTTATTAAAAACGCTCATATTGTTACCGATGGAAAAACGGTAAAAGGCGATATATTAATTGAGGGTAATTACATTAAAGAAATTAACGATTCTATAAGTGCGAAATCTGCCGATGTGCATGTGTTAGATGCCGAAGGTAAATATGTTTTACCAGGTGCTATCGACGATCAGGTTCATTTTAGAGAGCCAGGTTTAACGCAAAAGGCAAATATTGAAACCGAATCTAGAGCAGCTATTGCAGGTGGTATTACATCGTTTATCGAAATGCCAAATACCAATCCGCAAACTACAACTGTAGAAAAGTTAGAGGAGAAGTTCGATATAGCAGCTAAAACATCTTACGCTAATTACTCGTTTATGTTTGGTGGAACTAACGATAATTTAGAAGAAATTTTAAAGGTTGATCCAAAATCGGTTGCTGGTTTAAAACTATTTTTAGGTTCTTCTACCGGGAATATGTTGGTAGATGATCCAGCAGTTTTAGAAAAGATTTTTAAAAGTACAGATATGGTAATTTCTGTACATTGTGAAGACGAGGCTACCATAAAAAAGAATTTACAAGAACACATCGATAAATTTGGCGACGATATTCCATTAAAATATCATCCAATTATCCGTAGTGAAGAAGCTTGTTATATTTCATCTTCTAGAGCTATAGAATTGGCTAAAAAAACAGGTGCTAGACTGCATGTTTTTCACTTATCTACAGGTAAAGAAACAAACTTATTCAGTAATAAGATTCCTCTAAAAGATAAAAAAATTACTGCCGAAGTTTGTATACATCACCTTTGGTTTAGTGATGAAGATTACGATAAAAAAGGAACATTAATTAAATGGAATCCTGCTGTAAAAACTAAAGAAGATCGCGATCAACTTTGGGAAGCTTTACTAGATGATCGTATCGATGTTATAGCAACAGACCATGCGCCACATACTATAGAGGAGAAAAATAACGTTTACACAAAAGCACCATCAGGCGGACCATTAGTGCAACATGCTATACCTGCTATGTTAGAAATGTACCATAAAGGAAAAATTTCTATTGAAAAGGTAGTCGAAAAAATGTGCCATAACCCAGCTATTTTATTTCAAGTAGAAAAACGTGGTTATGTAAAAGAAGGTTATTTTGCCGATTTAGTTTTAGTAGACTTAAACAACCCATGGACGGTTAAAAAAGATAATATTTTATATAAATGTGGATGGTCTCCTTTTGAAGGTGCCACCTTTAAATCTAGAATAACCCATACGTTTTTAAATGGAGCTTTAGTGTACCAAAATGGCAAGTTTAACGATGTAAAAGCAGCAAAACGATTAACTTTCGATAGATGA
- a CDS encoding polyprenol monophosphomannose synthase, whose translation MKGSVVIIPTYNEIENIEAIITAVFAQSDDIHVLVVDDNSPDLTPLKVKELQGVFTNRLFLEVRKEKSGLGTAYIHGFRWAIEKKYDYIFEMDADFSHNPTDLIKLFNACAEEGAGVSIGSRYKTGVNVVNWPMNRVLMSYGASKYVRIITGMQIHDTTAGFVCYKREVLEAIDLNTIKFIGYAFQIEMKFKAYLKQFKIIEVPVIFTDRTKGVSKLSGGIISEAIFGVITMKLKSLFKNRKDYEIKNDTY comes from the coding sequence ATGAAGGGTAGTGTTGTAATTATACCAACATATAACGAAATAGAAAATATAGAAGCTATTATCACAGCGGTGTTTGCTCAGTCTGATGACATTCATGTACTCGTTGTTGATGATAATTCGCCAGATCTAACACCTTTAAAGGTTAAGGAGCTTCAGGGTGTATTTACTAATCGATTGTTTTTGGAAGTTAGAAAAGAGAAATCGGGCCTTGGTACCGCTTATATTCATGGTTTTAGGTGGGCTATCGAAAAAAAATATGACTATATTTTTGAAATGGATGCCGATTTTTCACATAATCCAACCGATTTAATAAAATTATTCAACGCTTGCGCGGAAGAAGGTGCGGGAGTATCTATAGGTTCACGCTACAAAACAGGTGTAAATGTCGTAAATTGGCCCATGAATCGTGTGCTAATGTCTTACGGGGCGTCTAAATACGTGCGTATTATCACCGGAATGCAAATTCATGATACCACTGCTGGTTTTGTGTGTTACAAGCGCGAGGTGCTAGAAGCTATAGATTTAAACACCATTAAGTTTATTGGTTATGCCTTTCAAATTGAAATGAAATTTAAAGCTTATTTAAAGCAATTTAAAATTATTGAAGTCCCTGTGATTTTTACAGATAGAACAAAAGGAGTTTCTAAATTAAGCGGCGGCATTATTTCCGAAGCTATTTTTGGAGTTATTACAATGAAACTAAAAAGTCTATTTAAAAATAGGAAAGATTATGAAATTAAGAACGACACTTATTAA
- a CDS encoding DUF4271 domain-containing protein encodes MIRAIPSNELFTILLIIGMAVIAIAKLTARKRFTDFTFVVINSKYLNIYARDQKFFDKFDALLFGNLILSASVFSYIVYKHTYNITDVSINLMFKIAVGISVFILIKVLLERLLGSIFSIDGLVDQYVFQKISYKNFLGVILLPINGLLLFTLSPTTQVIYGFIGLLVLVNLIGLITSFKRHQNLIKNNLFYFILYLCALEIAPYLFLYKVLASK; translated from the coding sequence GTGATTAGAGCTATTCCATCAAACGAACTATTTACCATACTTTTAATTATAGGTATGGCGGTTATTGCTATAGCAAAACTTACTGCGCGTAAACGTTTTACGGACTTCACTTTTGTGGTAATAAACTCTAAGTATCTTAATATTTATGCTCGAGATCAGAAGTTTTTCGACAAGTTTGATGCTCTACTATTTGGAAACTTAATTCTATCGGCATCTGTGTTTAGTTACATTGTTTATAAACACACCTATAACATTACCGATGTCTCTATTAATTTAATGTTTAAAATAGCCGTTGGCATATCGGTTTTTATATTAATAAAGGTACTTTTAGAACGCCTTTTAGGTAGTATTTTTTCTATAGATGGACTTGTAGACCAGTATGTATTTCAAAAAATTAGTTACAAAAACTTTTTAGGTGTTATTTTACTACCCATAAATGGCCTTTTACTTTTCACATTATCCCCAACAACACAAGTAATATACGGCTTTATTGGGCTACTTGTTTTAGTTAATTTAATCGGGCTAATAACCTCATTTAAAAGACATCAAAATTTAATAAAAAACAACTTGTTTTATTTTATTTTGTATCTTTGCGCACTTGAAATCGCACCTTATCTATTTTTATATAAGGTTTTGGCTTCAAAATAA